From Rudanella lutea DSM 19387, a single genomic window includes:
- a CDS encoding TonB-dependent receptor, with protein MPHRLPIFCQRFVWQPAFLWLLLTSLTGAYGQQTTLAIAGYVRETATNTPITGVNVFVQEIRKGVSTDRDGYYLVSLPAGTYTVTFSSVGYLRKTQTIRIPPSQLANDVNLDVDTKLLNEVTVKTESADRNVKKVEMGVNQLAIRNIKRMPALMGEVDVVRSLLLLPGVTTVGEGATGINVRGGSVDQNLVLLDDAPVYNSSHLMGFFSVFNPDAVRDVTLQKGSLPARYGGRISSVLDVRTKEPETERLTVSGGLGLVSSRLGVEGPIGSRKLSFLADGRLSANNFLFQLGPANIRDTRANFYDLTTKVKFLPNEKNTIWLSGYASNDRIRFPSDSLISIGVRSSRTDFDYQITNASLKWNHAFSDAFSVTTTGVVARYAAALSVPDSASAFRLQSTLLTGIGKVEADYQQGQHRLSGGLIATHYGLSPNTLTPGPVSSQLPLTLPTEQALEAAVFVEDEFRPTEKFSILGGLRYTRFFNLGPGTVQTYNPEGPRLPDNVIGQTVFGRGAVAETYGGLEPRLALRWSPKPEQSVKVSYTRMQQFLHLITNTQAALPTSRWKLSDANIRPQIADQLSAGYFLNLQANTYELSGEVYYRRIRDAIDYRDGARLLLNPTPETELLQGEGKAYGAELMLRKNNGFLTGWASYAYSRSLLLINGPYAGEQINNGNWFPANFDKPHSLNLVAIYRPSRKFNASFNFTYSTGRPVTAPYAKARINGIAIPIYLDRNQQRIPDYHRLDLSLTWEKDPDKPGRFWYSWVFSVYNLYGRKNAYSVFYKLRSSSMSDAYKLSIFASPIPSLTYNFKF; from the coding sequence ATGCCGCATCGTTTACCTATTTTTTGCCAACGTTTTGTCTGGCAACCGGCTTTTTTATGGCTCCTACTGACCAGCCTGACCGGGGCCTACGGACAGCAGACCACTCTGGCCATTGCCGGTTACGTGCGCGAAACGGCTACAAATACTCCGATTACAGGCGTCAACGTATTTGTGCAGGAAATCCGGAAGGGGGTTTCGACCGACCGTGATGGGTATTACCTCGTCTCGTTGCCAGCGGGCACTTACACGGTCACGTTTTCGTCGGTTGGTTACCTGCGGAAGACGCAAACAATCAGGATTCCCCCCAGCCAACTGGCCAACGACGTGAATCTTGACGTTGACACCAAGCTACTGAACGAAGTAACCGTCAAAACCGAATCGGCCGACCGCAACGTTAAAAAAGTTGAGATGGGGGTCAATCAGCTGGCCATTCGCAACATCAAACGAATGCCTGCCCTCATGGGCGAGGTCGATGTGGTGCGAAGCCTGCTGCTGCTGCCGGGCGTGACCACCGTGGGCGAAGGGGCTACGGGCATCAACGTGCGCGGGGGTAGCGTAGACCAGAACCTGGTGCTGCTCGACGATGCACCGGTGTACAACTCCTCGCACCTGATGGGCTTTTTCTCGGTGTTTAACCCCGATGCCGTGCGCGACGTAACCTTGCAGAAAGGCTCCCTGCCTGCCCGGTATGGCGGCCGTATTTCGTCGGTACTGGATGTGCGTACCAAAGAACCCGAAACCGAGCGGCTCACCGTCAGTGGTGGCTTGGGGCTGGTATCGAGCCGGCTGGGGGTAGAGGGTCCAATTGGTTCGCGTAAACTTTCGTTTCTGGCCGATGGTCGACTCTCGGCCAACAACTTTCTGTTTCAGCTTGGGCCAGCCAACATCCGCGACACCCGCGCCAACTTCTACGACCTGACTACCAAAGTCAAGTTTTTACCGAACGAAAAAAACACGATCTGGCTCTCGGGCTACGCCAGCAATGACCGGATTCGGTTTCCGTCTGACTCGCTTATTTCTATCGGTGTTCGCTCGTCGCGCACCGACTTCGACTACCAGATCACCAATGCCTCATTGAAGTGGAACCATGCCTTCTCTGATGCCTTCAGCGTGACCACCACGGGCGTAGTGGCCCGGTACGCGGCCGCCCTGTCGGTACCCGATTCGGCAAGTGCGTTCCGGCTCCAATCGACGCTCCTGACGGGCATCGGCAAGGTCGAAGCCGACTACCAGCAGGGGCAGCACCGGCTGTCGGGGGGGCTTATTGCCACGCACTACGGGTTGTCGCCCAACACGCTTACGCCGGGGCCCGTGTCGAGTCAGTTACCGCTGACGCTGCCCACCGAGCAGGCCCTCGAAGCAGCCGTATTTGTGGAAGATGAATTTCGGCCCACCGAAAAGTTCTCGATTCTGGGCGGGCTACGGTACACCCGATTTTTCAATCTGGGGCCGGGTACCGTACAAACGTATAACCCTGAGGGGCCGCGCCTGCCCGACAACGTAATTGGGCAAACCGTTTTCGGGCGGGGGGCTGTGGCCGAAACCTACGGCGGCCTGGAGCCCCGCCTGGCCCTGCGGTGGTCGCCTAAACCCGAGCAATCGGTCAAGGTGTCGTACACCCGAATGCAGCAGTTTCTGCATCTGATTACCAACACCCAGGCGGCTCTGCCCACCTCGCGCTGGAAACTGAGCGACGCCAACATTCGGCCCCAGATTGCCGATCAGCTCTCGGCCGGTTATTTCCTGAACCTCCAGGCCAACACCTACGAACTGTCGGGCGAGGTGTACTACCGGCGAATTCGGGACGCCATCGACTACCGCGACGGTGCCCGGCTACTGCTCAACCCCACGCCCGAAACCGAGTTATTGCAGGGCGAGGGCAAAGCTTATGGAGCCGAGCTGATGCTGCGTAAAAACAACGGTTTCCTGACCGGCTGGGCCAGCTATGCCTATTCGCGCAGCTTGCTGCTTATCAATGGGCCTTACGCAGGCGAGCAGATAAACAACGGCAACTGGTTCCCGGCCAATTTCGACAAGCCCCACTCGCTTAATCTGGTCGCCATTTACCGGCCCTCACGCAAGTTTAATGCCTCGTTTAACTTCACCTACAGCACCGGTCGGCCGGTTACAGCCCCCTATGCTAAAGCGCGGATCAACGGCATTGCTATCCCGATCTACCTCGATCGAAACCAGCAACGGATACCCGATTATCACCGGCTCGACCTGTCGCTGACCTGGGAGAAAGACCCCGATAAACCGGGCCGGTTCTGGTACAGCTGGGTGTTCTCGGTGTACAACCTGTACGGCCGTAAAAACGCGTATTCGGTGTTTTATAAGCTCCGGTCCAGCTCGATGAGCGACGCCTACAAGCTATCGATTTTTGCGTCGCCGATTCCGTCGCTCACGTACAATTTCAAATTTTAA
- a CDS encoding diacylglycerol/lipid kinase family protein, with protein MPLKLLVAVNPASGGTDKTEAIAQIRGFCQEHEIELAMLMLTGTADGKRIQERVTHTKPDRLVAMGGDGTIKLVAEVALRHNLPLGILPTGSANGLARELGLPTQLTEALAVATGSLEQPIDVIEVNGELCLHLSDIGLNAQLIKYYQQNNWRGMLGYARGVVRVLLRKRVLHVTICTPEKEISRSAEMIALANARMYGTGAVLNPDGDMADGQFEVVLLRQFSWIEFIKMFWRFRPFDPQKTEIIEAQSVQISTRRKAYFQVDGEYRGRITQVDARIRPGALRVMLAQPLGESGS; from the coding sequence ATGCCCCTCAAACTGTTAGTTGCCGTCAATCCTGCGTCGGGTGGAACCGACAAAACCGAGGCTATCGCCCAAATTCGGGGTTTTTGCCAAGAGCACGAAATCGAGCTTGCGATGCTGATGCTCACCGGCACGGCCGATGGGAAACGCATACAGGAACGGGTTACCCATACCAAACCCGACCGATTGGTAGCCATGGGTGGCGACGGTACCATTAAACTCGTGGCCGAAGTAGCCCTCCGGCACAACCTCCCACTCGGAATCTTACCGACTGGTTCGGCCAATGGCCTTGCCCGCGAACTGGGCCTCCCTACCCAACTGACCGAAGCCCTTGCGGTGGCTACGGGGAGCCTCGAACAGCCCATTGATGTGATCGAGGTAAACGGCGAACTGTGCCTGCACCTGAGCGACATTGGCCTCAACGCTCAGCTTATCAAATACTACCAGCAAAACAACTGGCGCGGTATGCTTGGCTACGCCCGGGGCGTGGTTCGGGTGCTGCTGCGCAAGCGGGTACTGCATGTTACGATCTGCACGCCGGAGAAAGAAATAAGCCGTTCGGCTGAGATGATTGCGCTGGCTAACGCACGTATGTACGGCACCGGTGCCGTGCTCAACCCCGATGGCGACATGGCCGACGGGCAGTTTGAGGTGGTGCTGTTGCGGCAGTTTTCGTGGATTGAGTTCATAAAAATGTTCTGGCGGTTCCGGCCTTTCGATCCCCAGAAAACCGAAATTATCGAAGCCCAATCGGTGCAGATCAGCACCCGCCGGAAAGCCTATTTTCAGGTCGATGGCGAGTACCGGGGCCGCATTACGCAGGTCGATGCCCGCATCAGGCCAGGGGCCTTGCGGGTTATGCTTGCCCAACCCCTGGGCGAGTCAGGCTCCTGA
- a CDS encoding App1 family protein, with amino-acid sequence MEQTAKQNSTDKPIRARSGHWKDTFLSWMRLTRGPIVRVYRGFGSQTHQIVQGHVFTRGPMPRRSYSPNVWTNTLALLRLFMVKPMPDVTVRLAGTDQVTTTDADGFFRFDYPVEKAPQYGWNAVAVELLADQTPHAAVLAAGHGRVLIPHPTQYGFISDIDDTFLISHSATIWKRLQVLLTENAQSRDPFEGVVNHYQFLAKVCSAEGRPNPFFYVSSSEWNLYDYILTFAEEHQLPEGVYLLGQLKRLSQLWKTGQGRHFTKLDRIARILTAFPHQQFVLLGDDTQADPTIYRDVVKHYPGQIRAVYLRQVHTPHHGRTQAIVDEIQAAGVPCCYFKHSSDALSHSKNELTK; translated from the coding sequence ATGGAACAGACAGCAAAACAAAACTCAACGGATAAACCGATACGAGCCCGATCTGGCCATTGGAAAGATACTTTTTTATCGTGGATGCGGCTCACGCGTGGCCCTATTGTGCGGGTGTACCGGGGCTTTGGTAGCCAAACGCACCAGATTGTGCAGGGCCATGTGTTTACCCGGGGCCCTATGCCGCGCCGTTCGTACAGCCCCAACGTCTGGACCAATACGCTCGCGTTGCTCCGGCTGTTTATGGTAAAACCCATGCCCGACGTGACGGTCCGGCTGGCGGGTACCGATCAGGTCACAACGACCGACGCTGATGGTTTTTTTCGGTTCGATTATCCCGTTGAGAAAGCGCCCCAATACGGCTGGAACGCCGTAGCGGTTGAATTACTGGCCGACCAGACACCCCACGCGGCTGTTTTGGCTGCTGGACACGGCCGCGTGCTCATTCCGCACCCAACCCAGTACGGCTTTATTTCAGATATTGACGATACGTTTCTGATTTCGCATTCGGCCACAATCTGGAAACGGCTACAGGTTTTACTGACCGAAAATGCCCAAAGCCGCGACCCGTTTGAGGGGGTGGTCAATCACTACCAGTTTTTGGCTAAGGTTTGTTCAGCAGAGGGACGCCCCAACCCGTTTTTCTACGTATCGAGTAGCGAGTGGAACCTGTATGATTATATCCTGACGTTCGCGGAGGAGCACCAACTACCCGAGGGGGTGTATCTGTTGGGGCAGCTCAAGCGGCTATCGCAACTCTGGAAAACCGGGCAGGGCAGGCATTTTACCAAGCTTGACCGGATAGCCCGGATTCTGACGGCTTTCCCCCACCAGCAGTTTGTGTTGCTCGGCGACGATACTCAGGCCGACCCAACCATTTACCGCGACGTGGTGAAGCATTACCCCGGCCAGATTCGGGCGGTGTATTTGCGGCAGGTGCATACCCCGCACCACGGTCGTACACAGGCCATTGTCGACGAAATACAGGCGGCTGGGGTACCCTGTTGTTATTTCAAACATAGTTCCGACGCCCTCAGCCATTCAAAAAACGAACTAACGAAGTAG
- a CDS encoding helix-hairpin-helix domain-containing protein, whose product MTNADIVDLFEQTARLMELHNEDPFRIRTFSSAAFNIDKLQDDITQLPIAELTQIQGIGKSVATRIREIVETGQLTDLNELLNRTPEGVLAMFRIKGLGAKKIRVLWTELGIDNIRDLQMAAENGQVAKIKGFGAATQEKILASLEFLQSQAGKVRMDKAQMLARVLYDELKPAFPSVEISGQVRRQAQEVDTIQLLVETADVIGAMNQIDQLPMLTRNDSQSSPFVWRGQLSGSDVGVEIKLVPEGQLPRRLFIETAAEAHLEQIGPTGMTLLQAALTAPSPTDEAIYERAGLPFVVTEMREDQFAYRWASQHHPDELVTWEDLRGTLHNHSTWSDGKHTLAEMAGYAQSLGLSYFGIADHSQTASYAQGLRPERVAEQHREIDALNAGYGGAFRILKGIESDILGDGSLDYTPDVLASFDYVVASVHQTLTMTKEKATARLLKAIENPYTTILGHPTGRLLLAREGYPIDHKAIIDACAEHQVVIEINASPYRLDIDWRWIDYAQQQGVMLSINPDAHSTAGLLDMHYGVAVGRKGGLLKTMTFNALTLTEMVDYLAKRRQAKGF is encoded by the coding sequence ATGACAAATGCCGATATAGTCGATCTGTTCGAACAGACCGCCCGCCTGATGGAACTCCACAACGAAGATCCGTTTCGGATTCGCACGTTCTCGTCGGCGGCTTTTAACATCGACAAACTTCAGGACGATATTACCCAACTGCCCATTGCCGAGCTGACGCAGATTCAGGGCATCGGCAAGTCCGTTGCGACGCGTATTCGCGAGATCGTCGAAACAGGGCAACTCACCGACCTCAACGAACTGCTGAACCGCACGCCTGAGGGCGTTCTGGCGATGTTTCGGATCAAAGGCCTGGGGGCAAAAAAAATCCGGGTACTCTGGACCGAACTGGGTATCGACAACATTCGCGACCTGCAAATGGCCGCCGAAAACGGACAGGTAGCCAAAATTAAGGGCTTCGGGGCGGCTACGCAGGAGAAAATTCTGGCATCGCTGGAGTTCTTGCAGAGTCAGGCCGGCAAGGTCAGAATGGACAAGGCCCAGATGCTCGCTCGTGTGCTGTACGATGAATTGAAGCCCGCGTTTCCATCGGTCGAAATAAGCGGGCAGGTACGGCGGCAGGCGCAGGAAGTAGACACCATTCAGCTTTTGGTCGAGACTGCCGACGTAATCGGGGCCATGAACCAGATCGACCAGTTGCCCATGCTCACCCGCAACGACAGCCAATCGTCGCCGTTTGTGTGGCGGGGTCAACTGAGCGGGTCCGACGTGGGCGTCGAAATCAAGCTGGTGCCGGAAGGGCAGCTACCGCGTCGGCTTTTTATCGAAACAGCCGCCGAGGCTCATTTGGAGCAAATAGGCCCCACCGGCATGACGCTCCTACAGGCCGCCCTCACGGCCCCCTCTCCTACCGACGAAGCTATCTACGAACGGGCCGGTCTGCCATTTGTCGTGACCGAAATGCGCGAAGACCAATTTGCCTACCGCTGGGCCTCGCAGCACCACCCCGACGAGCTGGTCACCTGGGAAGACCTGCGCGGCACCCTGCACAACCACAGTACCTGGTCGGACGGCAAGCACACGCTGGCCGAGATGGCGGGCTACGCTCAGTCGCTGGGGTTGAGCTACTTCGGCATTGCCGACCATTCGCAAACGGCCTCGTACGCGCAGGGTCTTCGCCCCGAGCGGGTGGCCGAGCAGCACCGCGAGATCGACGCACTCAACGCGGGCTACGGGGGGGCGTTTCGGATTCTGAAAGGTATTGAGTCGGATATTCTGGGCGACGGTTCGCTCGACTATACGCCCGACGTACTGGCCTCGTTCGATTACGTGGTGGCCTCCGTGCACCAAACGCTCACCATGACCAAAGAAAAGGCCACGGCCCGCTTGCTGAAAGCGATCGAGAACCCGTACACAACCATTCTGGGGCATCCGACCGGCCGGCTGCTGCTGGCCCGCGAAGGCTACCCCATCGACCACAAAGCCATTATCGACGCCTGTGCCGAGCATCAGGTGGTGATCGAAATCAACGCCAGCCCCTACCGGCTCGACATCGACTGGCGCTGGATCGACTACGCGCAGCAACAGGGCGTGATGCTCAGTATCAACCCCGACGCCCACAGCACGGCGGGTCTTCTCGATATGCACTACGGCGTAGCCGTTGGGCGCAAAGGCGGGCTCCTGAAAACGATGACGTTCAACGCCCTGACGCTGACTGAAATGGTCGACTATCTCGCCAAACGTCGGCAGGCAAAAGGGTTTTAG
- a CDS encoding DUF2905 domain-containing protein has translation MNTWLGKYLILIGAALLVIGAVVYFVGDRWPSWLVPGRLPGDIRIEGKNGGGFYFPIVTCIVASILLNLLITLLRRLF, from the coding sequence ATGAACACCTGGCTTGGTAAATACCTCATCCTGATCGGAGCTGCCCTGCTGGTTATAGGTGCGGTGGTGTACTTTGTGGGCGACCGGTGGCCCAGTTGGCTTGTTCCGGGGCGGTTACCCGGCGACATCCGGATCGAAGGCAAAAACGGCGGAGGGTTTTACTTCCCGATCGTCACCTGCATTGTGGCCAGTATTCTGCTCAATCTGCTCATTACGCTCCTCCGGCGATTGTTCTGA
- a CDS encoding 2TM domain-containing protein, with product METPSNTPANRNPYLWEQAKKRVEFKQHLRTYVLINAAIWTIYLALTFFVDRRIGRFPWPLFMTLSWGIGLVSHYLSVYWQGNGPDPIEREYQRLQQSR from the coding sequence ATGGAAACGCCCTCTAACACCCCTGCCAACCGTAACCCGTACTTGTGGGAACAAGCAAAAAAACGAGTTGAGTTCAAACAACACCTCCGTACCTACGTATTAATCAACGCGGCTATTTGGACGATCTATCTGGCCCTGACATTTTTTGTCGACCGCCGGATTGGGCGCTTTCCCTGGCCGCTGTTCATGACGTTGAGCTGGGGTATCGGTCTGGTGTCCCATTACCTGTCGGTTTACTGGCAGGGCAACGGCCCCGACCCGATCGAGCGCGAGTACCAACGGCTTCAGCAAAGTAGGTAG